From Blastochloris viridis, one genomic window encodes:
- a CDS encoding PIG-L deacetylase family protein → MSGREVFLSPHPDDAVWSCGIELLGVAAAGARPLVVTVFDGDAALPGEGWRRVATPALRRAENAAALAQIGADALSLGLVDAALRTVGGAPIYADAQALRGPLATADRALPVVIAARLAAVVHAGDRLHVPAGGAGAHVDHRVVRLAAAGIAAPQRHYPDFPYAPRRHPAAADAVEPWIAAAALYRSQAVGLFGNRAALAAALRAWNGDSDVTAPRR, encoded by the coding sequence ATGTCCGGGCGCGAGGTGTTCCTATCGCCGCACCCGGACGACGCGGTGTGGTCGTGCGGGATCGAGCTGCTCGGCGTCGCCGCAGCCGGAGCCCGCCCGCTGGTGGTGACGGTGTTCGACGGTGACGCCGCGTTGCCCGGCGAGGGCTGGCGCCGCGTCGCCACGCCGGCGCTGCGCCGGGCCGAGAACGCCGCGGCGCTGGCGCAGATCGGCGCCGACGCCCTCTCGCTCGGCTTGGTCGACGCGGCGCTGCGCACCGTCGGCGGCGCGCCGATCTATGCCGACGCACAGGCGTTGCGCGGCCCGCTTGCGACGGCCGACCGGGCGTTGCCGGTGGTGATCGCGGCCCGCCTCGCAGCAGTGGTGCATGCCGGCGACCGCCTCCACGTCCCGGCCGGCGGCGCGGGCGCGCACGTCGACCACCGCGTCGTCCGCCTCGCTGCAGCCGGCATCGCCGCACCGCAGCGGCACTACCCGGATTTTCCATACGCGCCGCGCCGCCATCCGGCCGCCGCCGATGCGGTGGAGCCGTGGATCGCGGCGGCGGCGCTCTACCGCAGCCAGGCCGTCGGCCTGTTCGGAAACCGGGCTGCCCTCGCGGCGGCGCTGCGGGCCTGGAATGGAGACAGCGATGTCACCGCCCCACGCCGCTGA
- a CDS encoding radical SAM protein → MSGTLLGNDLVINETDCNLSCAYCLTGQSNLKRSHREQLIFAPPQRGCYSASTPLGQRIDTVIERIATEFGTPLLKITGGEVFLVQNVLDLVEAAAQRFASVVVQTNAALLRPEHLRRLAQHSNVTLQISLDSHLFEGNSFRVPRGDLHDKIIARIAAAIEAGLPLEVYAVVHSRSAQHLVAFAAWLDRFGTELRFLPFPVRGPDSAHFACRPDQIGHVEALAAAFERFARILPPKAYLDRLVRFLHDGGRSARCHLPRLVVSSFSDGTITACPNIWFSELGNAAGDGWQAALARVGRAPLYRALLAPRPRLAACRGCFTPWDLLSLYFDDDISLDELCASPPYRPAAVRERIAGIKAEHVAEHAA, encoded by the coding sequence ATGAGCGGCACGCTGCTTGGCAACGACCTCGTCATCAACGAGACCGACTGCAACCTGTCATGCGCCTACTGCCTGACCGGCCAGAGCAACCTCAAGCGTTCGCACCGCGAACAGCTGATTTTCGCGCCACCGCAGCGCGGCTGCTACAGCGCGAGCACGCCGCTCGGCCAACGCATCGACACGGTGATCGAGCGCATCGCCACCGAGTTCGGCACGCCGCTGCTCAAGATCACCGGCGGCGAGGTGTTCCTGGTGCAGAACGTGCTAGACTTGGTCGAGGCCGCGGCGCAGCGGTTCGCTTCGGTGGTGGTGCAGACCAACGCCGCCCTGCTCCGGCCCGAGCACCTTCGACGGCTCGCGCAGCATTCCAACGTCACGCTGCAAATCTCGCTCGATTCGCACCTGTTCGAGGGCAACAGCTTCCGGGTGCCGCGCGGCGACCTCCACGACAAGATCATCGCCCGCATCGCCGCAGCGATCGAAGCCGGGCTGCCGCTCGAGGTGTACGCCGTCGTCCATTCGCGCAGCGCCCAACACCTCGTGGCGTTCGCCGCCTGGCTGGACCGGTTCGGCACCGAACTTCGGTTCCTGCCGTTCCCGGTCCGCGGGCCGGACAGCGCGCACTTCGCCTGCCGGCCCGACCAGATCGGCCATGTCGAGGCACTGGCGGCGGCGTTCGAGCGCTTCGCCCGCATCCTGCCGCCCAAAGCCTATCTCGACCGGCTGGTGCGGTTTCTCCACGACGGCGGCCGCAGCGCCCGCTGCCACCTGCCGCGACTGGTGGTGTCGAGCTTCAGCGACGGCACCATCACCGCCTGTCCCAACATCTGGTTCAGCGAACTCGGCAACGCCGCCGGCGACGGCTGGCAGGCGGCGCTGGCGCGGGTCGGCCGCGCCCCGCTCTATCGCGCCCTGCTGGCGCCGCGGCCACGGCTCGCCGCCTGCCGCGGCTGCTTCACGCCATGGGACCTGCTGTCGCTCTATTTCGACGACGACATCTCGCTGGACGAATTGTGCGCCAGCCCGCCCTACCGCCCCGCCGCGGTGCGCGAGCGGATCGCCGGCATCAAGGCCGAGCACGTTGCGGAGCACGCGGCATGA
- a CDS encoding ABC transporter ATP-binding protein produces the protein MSTAGIDGPSARPLQQQDRQVSSSINGLADNGRPRLDRQRPAGRGGVTPVDRDEPTTDGRKNDVMANSVLNRFLKRILGNVGDVLGELNRKGSLVLIVVIMFAASIAEIVGVASIAPFVNYVATGNIGNPLLKEVVGAMPFSSPIVGLGLLSFTALLIGNALQVATTYSIFQFTWRAGEILSTRIFENLLARPYASFLSGNSSEALTTLSVNVTSTVANVLVPLLSNVARFVSIFAIVTLLVGVEPMIAAIAFLVAGGSYFVVFKMLAPLIAKHGRKTYSYRIQMHKIAAEMCSGIAEVKVFSCEAYFAKRFAAMAHASGAADARSQIMRQVPRYAIEAVAFGGMIIIVIVLVSTRSGSGDVWPLLAIYAVAAWRLLPSAQQIFHNVTSIRHHWAALEAVNRELGQCRPAITAREAPPSAATAGTARGVEFRDVRFSYSEGMPPVLDGLSFRVEAGEILGIVGPSGTGKTTILALALGLLEPRAGTVHINGLPPQQLAAGGRVAYVPQHPAFQDDSIRRNVAFGIDDDAIDDGRVRAALAATGLLPTLEALPQGLATRVGEHGSNLSGGQRQRLALARALYRDPVLIVLDEFTSALDDETERQLLDVLEDMLAGRTVLTVTHRSDVLRICHRVLNLAQRRLS, from the coding sequence GTGAGTACCGCCGGCATCGATGGGCCTTCCGCACGGCCTTTGCAGCAGCAGGACCGTCAGGTTTCCAGCTCAATCAACGGCTTGGCTGACAACGGACGACCGCGCCTTGACCGGCAACGGCCGGCCGGCCGCGGCGGCGTGACGCCGGTCGACCGAGATGAACCGACCACGGACGGGAGAAAGAACGACGTTATGGCGAACTCGGTATTGAACCGGTTTCTGAAACGAATACTCGGAAACGTCGGCGATGTTCTCGGCGAACTGAACCGCAAGGGATCGCTGGTTCTGATCGTCGTCATCATGTTCGCCGCCAGCATCGCCGAGATCGTTGGCGTTGCCAGCATTGCGCCGTTCGTGAACTACGTCGCTACCGGAAATATCGGCAATCCCCTGCTGAAGGAGGTTGTCGGCGCCATGCCGTTCTCCAGTCCGATTGTCGGGCTGGGGCTATTGTCGTTTACCGCACTTCTTATCGGCAACGCACTGCAGGTCGCCACGACTTACAGCATCTTCCAGTTCACCTGGCGTGCCGGCGAAATCCTCTCGACCCGAATTTTCGAGAACCTGCTGGCGCGGCCCTACGCCAGCTTTCTGAGCGGCAATTCCAGCGAGGCGCTGACGACGCTGTCTGTCAACGTGACCAGCACGGTCGCCAACGTTCTGGTCCCGCTGCTGTCCAACGTCGCGCGCTTCGTCTCGATCTTCGCCATCGTCACCTTGCTCGTTGGCGTCGAGCCGATGATCGCCGCGATCGCCTTTCTGGTGGCGGGCGGAAGTTATTTCGTCGTTTTCAAGATGCTGGCGCCGCTGATCGCCAAGCACGGCCGGAAAACCTATTCCTACCGCATCCAGATGCATAAGATTGCTGCGGAGATGTGCAGCGGCATCGCCGAGGTTAAGGTTTTCTCCTGCGAGGCCTATTTCGCCAAACGGTTCGCGGCCATGGCCCACGCCTCGGGCGCCGCAGACGCCCGCAGCCAGATCATGCGGCAGGTGCCGCGCTACGCCATCGAAGCGGTCGCGTTCGGCGGCATGATCATCATCGTCATCGTGCTGGTCTCGACCCGCTCGGGCAGCGGCGACGTATGGCCGCTGCTTGCCATCTACGCGGTCGCGGCTTGGCGCCTGCTGCCGTCGGCACAGCAGATTTTCCACAACGTCACCTCGATCCGGCACCATTGGGCGGCGCTGGAGGCGGTGAATCGCGAACTCGGGCAGTGTCGCCCCGCAATAACCGCGAGGGAAGCGCCGCCTTCGGCTGCGACCGCGGGCACGGCCAGAGGCGTGGAGTTCCGAGACGTCCGCTTCAGCTATTCCGAGGGCATGCCGCCGGTACTCGACGGCCTGTCGTTTCGGGTCGAAGCGGGCGAAATCCTCGGCATCGTCGGTCCCAGCGGAACCGGCAAGACCACCATCCTGGCCCTGGCGCTCGGCCTGCTCGAGCCACGGGCCGGGACGGTTCACATCAACGGGCTGCCACCACAGCAACTCGCCGCCGGCGGGCGGGTGGCCTACGTGCCCCAGCACCCGGCGTTTCAGGATGACAGCATCCGCCGCAACGTCGCGTTCGGCATCGACGATGACGCCATCGACGACGGCCGCGTCCGCGCCGCGCTGGCCGCGACCGGCCTGCTGCCGACCCTTGAGGCGCTGCCGCAGGGGCTCGCCACCCGGGTCGGCGAACACGGCAGCAACCTGTCGGGCGGCCAGCGCCAGCGGCTGGCGCTGGCACGGGCGCTCTACCGCGACCCGGTGCTCATCGTGCTCGACGAATTCACCAGCGCCCTCGACGACGAGACCGAGCGCCAACTGCTGGATGTTCTTGAGGACATGTTGGCCGGGCGGACCGTTCTAACCGTGACTCATCGCTCGGACGTGTTGAGGATTTGCCATCGTGTCTTGAACCTCGCACAGCGACGGCTGTCATGA
- a CDS encoding glycosyltransferase family 2 protein, with product MSVSLIVITRETGARLACCLAATAAHRPAADERILVVDAEQVPAALDALASGWRLVCGGGRGRAAARNAGAGAATGDVLAFLDGDVLTAPDWLQRLKAALTAGILGRGRIRDLLGAAPCRDFAAGGPGFPPLAPQALAQAGFAPVGYRLGISLLEQAVEARFVAGEAALPPWLAAAGANFMVRRSTWADLGGQDERFGRDWGCEDLEFAYRAAKVGPIAFAADAVGYHLAHVQPGRWGAHARTHELFLDLHPGPAVAALPCLLAPDGSLQRYRAALAADGVSGVGR from the coding sequence ATGTCCGTCAGCCTGATCGTCATCACACGGGAGACCGGCGCGCGACTGGCGTGCTGCCTGGCCGCGACCGCCGCCCACCGTCCTGCCGCCGACGAGCGCATCCTGGTGGTCGACGCCGAGCAGGTGCCGGCCGCCCTGGACGCGCTCGCGTCCGGCTGGCGGCTGGTGTGCGGCGGCGGCCGTGGCCGGGCGGCGGCGCGCAACGCCGGCGCGGGCGCGGCAACCGGCGACGTGCTCGCCTTTCTCGACGGCGATGTGCTCACCGCGCCGGACTGGCTGCAGCGGCTCAAGGCGGCGCTGACGGCCGGCATCCTCGGCCGTGGCCGTATTCGCGATCTGCTCGGGGCGGCGCCGTGCCGCGACTTCGCCGCCGGCGGGCCGGGGTTCCCGCCGCTTGCGCCGCAGGCGCTGGCGCAGGCCGGCTTCGCCCCGGTCGGCTACCGGCTCGGCATCAGCCTGCTGGAGCAGGCGGTCGAGGCGCGGTTCGTCGCCGGCGAGGCGGCGCTGCCGCCGTGGCTGGCGGCGGCGGGCGCCAATTTCATGGTGCGGCGATCGACCTGGGCCGACCTCGGCGGCCAGGACGAGCGGTTCGGCCGCGACTGGGGCTGCGAGGACCTCGAATTCGCCTACCGCGCCGCAAAGGTCGGGCCGATCGCCTTTGCCGCCGACGCGGTGGGCTACCATCTCGCCCATGTCCAGCCCGGACGGTGGGGCGCCCACGCCCGCACCCACGAGCTGTTTCTTGACCTCCATCCCGGCCCCGCGGTCGCCGCGCTGCCGTGCCTGCTGGCGCCGGATGGCTCGCTCCAGCGCTATCGCGCCGCGCTGGCGGCGGACGGGGTCAGCGGCGTGGGGCGGTGA
- a CDS encoding phosphopantetheine-binding protein yields the protein MQPIRERIADTILKSLRLTQPPASLEGLNLLREVGISSVDALEILIGIEVEFGVEIPDEDLRSDLLESLDVLEAYVRRRLAAEPPSATQ from the coding sequence ATGCAACCGATCCGAGAGCGCATTGCCGACACCATTCTCAAATCGCTGCGGCTGACCCAGCCGCCGGCATCGCTGGAGGGCTTGAACCTCTTGCGCGAGGTCGGCATCTCCTCGGTCGACGCGCTCGAGATCCTGATCGGCATCGAGGTCGAGTTCGGCGTCGAGATTCCCGACGAGGATCTGCGCAGCGACCTGCTCGAATCGCTCGACGTGCTGGAGGCCTACGTCCGCCGCCGGCTGGCGGCCGAGCCGCCGTCGGCAACGCAATGA
- a CDS encoding SDR family NAD(P)-dependent oxidoreductase, which yields MTAPPMVAVTGATGPIGAEICRALARTIPVVVGLYRSRHDRADALGAEIAAAGGDFRPLRCDLLEPDGPQRAVRDLKATAGAPTVVVLAAGAKVRGPALTARPDAVGPLLHLNVAAQIEFARLTLKDMIKARHGRIVVIGSRAGQAGLPGQAAYAASKAALAAWAASLAGEVGGFGITVNVVSPGAMEDRDSYSAEEQHRVVERIGCARLGTPRDVAAAVAFLASAEAAYINGTTLAVDGGARF from the coding sequence ATGACCGCGCCGCCAATGGTCGCGGTGACAGGTGCGACCGGGCCGATCGGGGCCGAGATCTGCCGCGCGCTGGCGCGCACCATTCCGGTGGTGGTCGGGCTCTACCGCAGCCGCCACGACCGCGCCGACGCGCTCGGCGCCGAGATCGCCGCGGCGGGCGGCGACTTCCGGCCGCTGCGCTGCGACCTCCTCGAACCCGATGGGCCGCAGCGCGCCGTCCGCGACCTCAAGGCCACCGCCGGGGCGCCGACGGTGGTGGTGCTCGCGGCCGGCGCCAAGGTGCGCGGGCCGGCGCTCACGGCACGACCGGACGCGGTCGGGCCGCTGCTGCACCTCAACGTCGCGGCCCAGATCGAGTTCGCCCGCCTCACCCTGAAGGACATGATCAAGGCGCGGCACGGCCGCATCGTCGTCATCGGCTCGCGCGCCGGGCAGGCCGGCCTGCCCGGCCAGGCCGCCTATGCCGCCTCGAAGGCGGCGCTGGCGGCGTGGGCGGCCTCGCTGGCCGGCGAGGTCGGCGGCTTCGGCATCACCGTCAACGTGGTGTCGCCGGGGGCGATGGAGGACCGCGACAGCTACAGCGCCGAGGAGCAGCACCGGGTGGTCGAGCGCATCGGCTGCGCCCGACTCGGCACGCCGCGCGACGTCGCCGCCGCGGTGGCGTTTCTCGCCTCGGCCGAAGCCGCCTACATCAACGGCACCACCCTGGCGGTCGATGGCGGAGCGCGGTTCTGA
- a CDS encoding AMP-binding protein: MMDAVLAQGSLLAPLRLRPNDGALLPGWPRTRVLDWVDGESAQIGELDGEIIAMPLANDGPSLLALLLIGACGGAALPLAPEATEREQASAMARAGAGRRLVPGERPRLIGPPGQARLRPGDVVLATSASTGAAKLVPRSAASLIAEGQRYADLLRLGGGAHILVPAPLVHAYALGWFAACVVGGWCADPLPPAALGAIAAAMAQGADWTVMTPALARLLAARPGRGTAARCRVMVGAGPVTAELDRAFRDRFAVGLARNYGSTETGAVLSGFEELPPGCVGTPMPGATIRIIDHQGVAAATGTPGLIEVLTPAGWHAMADVAVADGEGRVTILGRHSAALRRGDRWIAPLEVEQHLAAFPGLRALRVAKSTPAAGGRDRLVAELWPTDPASFDRAAFSAFAEATLQPAMRPDDVRVRTVLTRTDGGKIAAPAVWRRGPPDRVAAAARAYKRSELAFALDAAGVLGALDGNNTTDAIAADLGLDPGLLELLLRLAGQFGLVEPAGAGPAPPHRPTALEAQLSAVVVTRQHLLELMRSGFAGRRDAFADPALTASYLDAMNGAAVAFRVRFGLRQLGLPPGARLLEVSAGPGRYGKAAGDRVVSALWAVGPAACPTGPAAAPPAGGPFDAIVLFNGLRWVPDRLAELAATLSAGGTLLIDELFLEDDDASAEFALDWITHGGPAFLTLAELTAALADLGLEVEVKAVPRSTAADTIQARLVLARHPPA; the protein is encoded by the coding sequence ATGATGGACGCGGTGCTCGCCCAAGGCTCGCTGCTCGCGCCGCTGCGGCTGCGGCCGAATGACGGCGCGCTGCTTCCGGGCTGGCCGCGGACGCGCGTGCTCGACTGGGTTGACGGCGAGTCGGCGCAGATCGGCGAGCTCGACGGCGAGATCATCGCCATGCCGCTCGCCAACGACGGGCCGAGCCTATTGGCGCTGCTGCTGATCGGGGCGTGCGGCGGCGCGGCGCTGCCGCTGGCGCCGGAGGCGACCGAGCGCGAACAGGCATCGGCGATGGCGCGCGCCGGCGCCGGGCGTCGCTTGGTGCCGGGCGAGCGGCCGCGGCTGATCGGCCCGCCCGGCCAGGCCCGGCTGAGGCCGGGGGACGTCGTGCTGGCGACATCGGCCTCGACCGGCGCGGCGAAGCTGGTCCCACGCAGCGCGGCGTCGCTGATCGCGGAAGGACAGCGCTATGCCGACCTGCTGCGGCTCGGCGGCGGAGCGCACATCCTGGTGCCGGCGCCGCTGGTGCATGCCTACGCGCTCGGCTGGTTCGCCGCCTGCGTGGTGGGCGGCTGGTGTGCCGACCCGCTGCCGCCGGCTGCGCTCGGCGCCATCGCCGCGGCAATGGCGCAGGGTGCCGACTGGACGGTGATGACGCCGGCGCTGGCGCGCCTGCTGGCGGCGCGGCCGGGCCGCGGCACCGCGGCGCGCTGCCGGGTGATGGTTGGCGCCGGCCCGGTGACGGCCGAGCTCGACCGCGCCTTTCGCGACCGCTTTGCAGTCGGCCTCGCCCGCAATTACGGCTCGACCGAGACCGGCGCGGTGCTGTCCGGCTTCGAGGAGCTGCCGCCCGGCTGCGTCGGCACGCCGATGCCGGGCGCCACCATTCGCATCATCGACCACCAAGGCGTCGCCGCTGCCACCGGCACCCCCGGCCTGATCGAGGTTCTCACCCCGGCCGGCTGGCACGCCATGGCCGACGTCGCGGTGGCGGACGGCGAGGGCCGGGTGACCATTCTCGGCCGCCACAGCGCCGCGCTGCGCCGCGGCGACCGCTGGATCGCGCCGCTCGAGGTCGAGCAACACCTGGCGGCGTTCCCCGGCCTGCGGGCGCTGCGGGTCGCCAAATCGACCCCGGCCGCCGGCGGGCGCGACCGCCTGGTCGCCGAGCTGTGGCCCACCGACCCGGCGTCGTTCGACCGCGCGGCGTTTTCCGCCTTTGCCGAGGCCACGCTGCAGCCGGCGATGCGGCCGGACGACGTCCGTGTCCGCACCGTGCTGACGCGGACCGACGGCGGCAAGATCGCCGCGCCGGCGGTGTGGCGGCGCGGCCCGCCTGACCGGGTGGCGGCGGCGGCGCGAGCCTACAAGCGCAGCGAGCTGGCGTTCGCGCTGGATGCCGCCGGCGTGCTCGGCGCCCTCGACGGCAACAACACCACCGACGCCATCGCCGCCGACCTCGGCCTCGATCCGGGGCTGCTCGAACTGCTGCTGCGCCTTGCCGGGCAGTTCGGTTTGGTCGAGCCGGCCGGCGCCGGACCGGCGCCGCCGCACCGCCCGACCGCGCTCGAGGCGCAACTGTCGGCCGTCGTCGTCACCCGCCAGCACCTGCTCGAGCTGATGAGGTCAGGCTTCGCCGGCCGGCGCGACGCCTTCGCCGATCCCGCTCTCACCGCGAGCTATCTGGACGCCATGAACGGCGCCGCGGTGGCATTCCGGGTCCGCTTCGGTTTGCGCCAGCTTGGCCTGCCGCCGGGCGCTCGCCTGCTGGAGGTGAGCGCCGGGCCAGGGCGCTACGGCAAGGCGGCCGGCGACCGCGTGGTCTCCGCGCTGTGGGCGGTCGGCCCGGCGGCCTGCCCCACCGGCCCCGCGGCAGCGCCGCCCGCCGGCGGTCCGTTCGACGCCATCGTGCTGTTCAACGGCCTGCGCTGGGTGCCAGACCGGCTCGCCGAGCTCGCCGCCACCCTCAGCGCCGGCGGCACCCTGCTGATCGACGAGCTGTTCCTGGAGGATGACGACGCCTCGGCGGAGTTCGCCCTCGACTGGATCACGCACGGCGGCCCCGCCTTCCTGACCCTGGCCGAGCTGACTGCGGCGCTCGCCGACCTCGGCCTTGAGGTCGAGGTCAAGGCAGTGCCGCGTTCCACGGCTGCGGACACAATCCAGGCGCGGCTGGTCCTGGCCCGCCATCCACCGGCCTGA
- a CDS encoding L-threonylcarbamoyladenylate synthase, producing the protein MLVTHARLLPATAAAIADAVAVLRAGGLVGFPTETVYGLGADAANERAVARLFAAKGRPRFNPLIAHVDTAEAAAGLGLMGRRARLLAAAFWPGPLTLVVPVQVGGAVCELARAGLSTVALRVPSHPVARGLLQAFGGAVVAPSANRSGHVSPTTAAHVLEDLGERVDAVLDGGATPLGIESTIIACVGGPARLLRPGGVPRGEIERVLGEKVAPPELRPVDGASGDGPLAPGQLASHYAPRARLRLNASALEPGEALLDFGASGIGAGHPEASRLDLSPSGDLVEAAANLYAHLRALDRSGAASIAVAPIPAAGLGEAIHDRLRRAAAPR; encoded by the coding sequence ATGCTGGTGACGCACGCACGCCTGTTGCCTGCCACTGCCGCCGCGATCGCAGATGCCGTGGCGGTGCTGCGCGCGGGTGGGCTGGTCGGCTTTCCCACCGAGACCGTCTATGGCTTGGGTGCCGACGCCGCCAACGAGCGCGCGGTGGCGCGCCTGTTCGCGGCCAAGGGTCGGCCCAGGTTCAATCCGCTGATCGCGCACGTCGACACTGCGGAAGCAGCGGCGGGACTTGGCCTGATGGGCCGGCGGGCGCGGCTGCTGGCGGCGGCGTTCTGGCCGGGGCCGCTGACGCTGGTGGTGCCAGTGCAGGTCGGGGGCGCGGTGTGCGAATTGGCGCGCGCCGGGCTGTCGACGGTCGCGCTGCGGGTGCCCTCGCACCCGGTGGCGCGCGGCCTGTTGCAGGCGTTCGGCGGCGCGGTGGTGGCGCCATCGGCGAACCGGTCGGGGCACGTGTCGCCGACCACCGCGGCCCATGTTCTGGAGGACCTCGGTGAGCGCGTCGATGCGGTGCTCGACGGCGGCGCAACTCCGCTTGGCATCGAATCGACGATCATTGCCTGCGTCGGCGGCCCGGCGCGCCTGCTGCGGCCGGGCGGGGTTCCGCGCGGTGAGATCGAGCGGGTGCTGGGCGAAAAGGTTGCCCCCCCGGAGCTGCGTCCGGTGGACGGGGCTAGCGGCGACGGTCCGCTGGCGCCAGGCCAGCTTGCCTCGCACTACGCGCCGCGGGCGCGGCTGCGGCTCAACGCCAGCGCGTTGGAGCCAGGCGAAGCGCTGCTCGATTTCGGTGCCAGCGGCATCGGGGCGGGCCATCCGGAAGCGTCGCGGCTCGACCTGTCGCCGTCGGGCGACCTCGTGGAGGCTGCCGCCAACCTCTATGCCCATTTGCGCGCGCTCGACCGCTCCGGCGCCGCGTCCATCGCGGTGGCGCCGATTCCGGCGGCGGGGCTTGGCGAGGCGATCCACGACCGGCTGCGCCGCGCCGCCGCGCCGCGTTGA
- a CDS encoding ROK family protein, whose amino-acid sequence MPHFVRKPVPASAKGAGPAKPRAAASDALLPLALDIGATHTRGVGMVRSGEVRFVRIATPPPQQAGTTLRAVVERICGDAAPVGVGLARAAGLDADGRIDGWPSRPDWIGLGLSALVRQATGGATLFDLDDGMAAAVWEFHAGGFGGADTVAVLSLGTGLGVGLVRGGALVATGDGAATLGHLPLGDPDRICRCGRRGCLQATLADPALPDAAFARWLARAKDGLADRFGVSRLVVTGGAARFRADACRSVAGVHVSHEPDAAAALGAAQFARAGGKLGAVALDAATLAAIRTALAPSLTDR is encoded by the coding sequence ATGCCGCATTTCGTCCGCAAACCGGTTCCCGCGTCGGCGAAAGGTGCTGGGCCGGCCAAGCCCCGCGCCGCTGCGTCGGACGCGCTGCTGCCCCTGGCGCTGGACATCGGCGCAACCCACACCCGCGGCGTGGGGATGGTGCGCAGCGGCGAGGTCCGTTTCGTCCGGATCGCGACCCCACCGCCGCAGCAAGCCGGCACAACGCTGCGCGCGGTGGTCGAGCGGATCTGCGGCGATGCCGCCCCCGTTGGCGTCGGGCTGGCGCGCGCAGCCGGGCTCGATGCCGATGGCCGGATCGACGGCTGGCCAAGCCGGCCAGACTGGATCGGCCTCGGCCTCTCGGCGCTGGTGCGGCAGGCGACCGGCGGCGCGACGCTGTTCGACCTCGACGACGGCATGGCGGCGGCGGTGTGGGAATTCCATGCCGGCGGGTTCGGCGGCGCCGACACCGTTGCCGTGCTCAGCCTCGGCACCGGGCTCGGCGTCGGCCTCGTCCGCGGCGGCGCGCTGGTCGCGACCGGCGATGGCGCCGCGACGCTCGGCCACCTCCCGCTCGGCGATCCCGACCGGATCTGCCGCTGCGGCCGGCGCGGCTGCCTGCAGGCAACCCTGGCCGACCCGGCGCTGCCCGACGCCGCGTTCGCGCGGTGGCTGGCGCGAGCGAAAGACGGGCTGGCCGACCGCTTCGGCGTCTCCCGCCTCGTCGTCACCGGCGGCGCCGCCCGCTTCCGCGCCGACGCCTGCCGCAGCGTGGCCGGGGTGCACGTCTCGCACGAGCCCGACGCCGCCGCCGCGCTGGGCGCCGCGCAATTCGCCCGCGCAGGCGGCAAACTCGGCGCGGTCGCGCTCGACGCCGCCACCTTGGCCGCCATACGAACGGCGTTGGCGCCAAGCCTCACCGACCGATAG
- a CDS encoding class I SAM-dependent methyltransferase gives MTTDAAPERLLFWAMAYKLSELLMLAERDGALAALERGVGVEELAGATGWRPDSAAIVLTLLGRAGLVEHDAGRYRLSPELTRYRVLLALEQRLHDWHRSRDSLRRALVSDETNDPLDDLDDPAFVAAFAQAMAATARETALRVRKIIGSAGAARVVDLGGGDGSVAAELAGLLPAARFRVVDRPALHPAFQARADGANHRIEFIAGDLRDAVVVAGAVRSADLILLLNVAHLLADHALDRLLHAARGAAKPGATLVVRDMFRQDDGPLALTDLMLVDWLRCGARFCDDIADFTARLKRAGFSDVAVRAMPGSVDKFVTATVG, from the coding sequence ATGACCACCGATGCAGCGCCCGAACGGCTGCTGTTCTGGGCGATGGCCTACAAGCTGTCCGAACTGTTGATGCTCGCCGAGCGCGATGGCGCCCTCGCCGCGCTGGAACGCGGCGTCGGCGTCGAGGAGCTGGCCGGCGCCACCGGATGGCGCCCGGATTCGGCCGCCATCGTGCTGACGCTGCTCGGACGGGCCGGGCTGGTCGAGCACGACGCCGGGCGCTACCGGCTCTCGCCGGAGTTGACGCGCTACCGTGTGCTGCTTGCCTTGGAGCAGCGTCTGCACGACTGGCACCGAAGCCGCGACAGCCTCCGCCGCGCGCTGGTGTCGGACGAGACCAACGACCCGCTCGACGACCTCGATGACCCCGCCTTCGTCGCGGCCTTTGCGCAGGCGATGGCGGCGACCGCGCGCGAGACCGCGCTGCGGGTTCGCAAGATCATTGGTTCGGCCGGCGCGGCGCGGGTGGTCGACCTCGGCGGCGGCGACGGCAGCGTCGCGGCCGAACTCGCCGGCTTGCTGCCGGCCGCCCGCTTCCGCGTGGTCGACCGGCCCGCGCTACACCCCGCCTTCCAGGCTCGCGCCGATGGCGCCAACCATCGGATCGAATTCATCGCCGGCGATCTGCGCGATGCTGTGGTGGTGGCCGGCGCCGTCCGCAGCGCCGACCTGATCTTGCTGCTCAACGTCGCCCACCTGCTGGCGGACCACGCCCTCGACCGGCTGCTGCACGCCGCGCGCGGCGCAGCAAAGCCGGGCGCCACCTTGGTGGTACGCGACATGTTCCGCCAAGACGACGGCCCGCTTGCCCTCACCGACCTCATGCTGGTCGACTGGCTGAGATGCGGCGCCAGGTTCTGCGACGACATCGCCGACTTCACCGCACGGCTTAAGCGCGCCGGCTTCAGCGACGTCGCGGTGCGGGCGATGCCGGGCAGCGTCGACAAGTTCGTGACCGCCACGGTCGGGTGA